One genomic window of Deltaproteobacteria bacterium includes the following:
- a CDS encoding SDR family oxidoreductase yields the protein MDLGLKGKKAIVTGGTRGIGRAIANLLVEEGCDIGICARTAGQIEEVVAAFKAKGVKAFGSAVDVAEGAQLTSFVNSTAEALGGLNIFISNVSAMGAGNDEASWKKGFEIDVLGTLRGCEAAVPFLEKSGAGAIVVVGSTAAVEVVGPRRAYSGVKAAILPYIKSLARNLAPKNVRANVVSPGSVYFKGGVWDVMERKNSDRYRQALDRNPTGRMATPEEVASAVVFLASPRASFISGTNLICDGGMTQRVQF from the coding sequence ATGGATCTCGGACTGAAGGGTAAGAAGGCCATCGTCACCGGCGGCACACGCGGCATCGGACGCGCAATCGCCAACCTCCTGGTCGAGGAAGGCTGCGACATCGGCATCTGCGCGCGCACCGCCGGCCAAATCGAGGAGGTGGTCGCCGCCTTCAAGGCGAAGGGCGTTAAGGCCTTCGGGTCAGCGGTGGATGTGGCCGAGGGCGCCCAGCTCACCAGTTTCGTCAATTCGACTGCCGAGGCGCTCGGCGGTCTCAACATCTTCATCTCCAACGTGAGCGCGATGGGCGCCGGCAACGACGAGGCCTCGTGGAAGAAGGGCTTCGAGATCGACGTGCTCGGCACCTTGCGCGGCTGCGAGGCGGCGGTGCCGTTTCTTGAGAAGTCGGGGGCCGGCGCCATCGTCGTGGTTGGATCAACGGCCGCGGTCGAGGTGGTGGGTCCGCGGCGCGCCTACAGCGGCGTGAAGGCGGCAATCCTGCCCTACATCAAGTCGCTGGCGCGGAACCTCGCGCCCAAGAACGTGCGCGCTAATGTGGTCTCGCCCGGTAGCGTCTACTTCAAGGGTGGGGTGTGGGACGTGATGGAGCGGAAAAATTCCGACCGCTACCGCCAAGCGCTGGATCGCAATCCCACGGGCCGCATGGCCACACCGGAAGAGGTGGCCAGCGCGGTGGTGTTCCTGGCCAGCCCCCGGGCCAGCTTCATCTCCGGCACCAACCTGATTTGCGACGGCGGCATGACCCAACGCGTGCAGTTCTGA
- a CDS encoding acyl-CoA dehydratase activase, which yields MIVAGMDIGSITAETVILQDNQMLSSSIVPTGANSRTAAERSLAAALKQASLRQEDLAAIVTTGYGRASFPSATKMITEITCHARGAFFVYPETRTVIDIGGQDSKVIRLDKQGRNVDFQMNDKCAAGTGRFLEVMARALEVKLEDLGRLSRSAQRTIKISSMCTVFAESEVVSLIAENQPQEVIIRGLHDAIADRILGMVRRVGVEEKVTLTGGVAKNEGVVLALEERLGVKVFVPPEPQIIGALGAALLARGLPIRS from the coding sequence ATGATTGTTGCGGGGATGGACATCGGTTCGATCACGGCGGAAACCGTAATTCTACAAGACAACCAAATGCTCAGTTCATCCATTGTGCCTACCGGCGCCAACAGCCGGACGGCCGCGGAACGTTCACTGGCTGCGGCTTTAAAGCAGGCAAGCCTCCGGCAAGAAGACCTCGCGGCAATCGTTACCACCGGGTACGGAAGAGCCTCTTTCCCTTCGGCGACGAAGATGATCACGGAAATCACTTGCCATGCCCGGGGAGCATTCTTTGTTTACCCGGAGACGCGCACGGTGATAGACATCGGGGGCCAGGACAGTAAAGTCATTCGCCTGGATAAACAGGGGCGCAACGTGGACTTTCAGATGAACGACAAGTGTGCTGCCGGAACAGGACGTTTTTTAGAAGTCATGGCCCGTGCCCTGGAGGTCAAACTGGAAGATTTGGGAAGACTTTCGCGCAGCGCCCAGCGCACGATCAAGATCTCCAGCATGTGCACCGTCTTTGCTGAATCGGAGGTTGTTTCTTTGATTGCCGAAAATCAACCCCAAGAAGTGATCATCCGTGGCCTGCATGATGCCATCGCGGACCGTATTCTGGGAATGGTCCGCCGCGTCGGAGTGGAAGAAAAGGTTACCCTCACGGGTGGTGTGGCTAAAAACGAAGGGGTGGTCCTGGCTTTGGAAGAAAGGCTGGGGGTAAAGGTTTTCGTGCCCCCTGAACCCCAGATCATCGGTGCTCTGGGCGCCGCCTTGCTGGCCAGAGGACTTCCCATCCGATCGTGA